Proteins encoded by one window of Panicum virgatum strain AP13 chromosome 7N, P.virgatum_v5, whole genome shotgun sequence:
- the LOC120683572 gene encoding elicitor-responsive protein 3 isoform X2: protein MAQGTLEVLLVGAKGLENTDYLSNMDPYAVLKCRSQEQKSSVASGKGCDPEWNETFVFTVSDSTTELFFKLLDSDGGTDDDFVGEATIPLEAVFTEGSIPPTVYNVVKDEEYRGEIKVGLTFTPEDARDQGF from the exons ATGGCGCAGGGGACGCTGGAGGTGCTGCTCGTCGGAGCCAAGGGCCTCGAGAACACCGATTACCTGA GTAACATGGATCCCTACGCGGTTCTGAAATGCCGCTCCCAGGAGCAGAAGAGCAGCGTTGCGTCTG GGAAAGGATGCGATCCTGAATGGAACGAGACCTTTGTGTTCACCGTCTCCGACAGCACGACAGAGCTGTTCTTCAAGCTCCTGGACAGCGATGGTGGCACGGATGACGACTTTGTTGGTGAAGCAAC GATTCCACTGGAAGCAGTTTTTACTGAAGGAAGCATCCCTCCAACTGTTTACAATGTTGTGAAAGATGAAGAATACCGCGGAGAAATCAAAGTTGGTCTCACATTCACCCCAGAG
- the LOC120683572 gene encoding elicitor-responsive protein 3 isoform X1 produces the protein MAQGTLEVLLVGAKGLENTDYLSNMDPYAVLKCRSQEQKSSVASGKGCDPEWNETFVFTVSDSTTELFFKLLDSDGGTDDDFVGEATIPLEAVFTEGSIPPTVYNVVKDEEYRGEIKVGLTFTPEQDARDQGF, from the exons ATGGCGCAGGGGACGCTGGAGGTGCTGCTCGTCGGAGCCAAGGGCCTCGAGAACACCGATTACCTGA GTAACATGGATCCCTACGCGGTTCTGAAATGCCGCTCCCAGGAGCAGAAGAGCAGCGTTGCGTCTG GGAAAGGATGCGATCCTGAATGGAACGAGACCTTTGTGTTCACCGTCTCCGACAGCACGACAGAGCTGTTCTTCAAGCTCCTGGACAGCGATGGTGGCACGGATGACGACTTTGTTGGTGAAGCAAC GATTCCACTGGAAGCAGTTTTTACTGAAGGAAGCATCCCTCCAACTGTTTACAATGTTGTGAAAGATGAAGAATACCGCGGAGAAATCAAAGTTGGTCTCACATTCACCCCAGAG